One region of Zingiber officinale cultivar Zhangliang chromosome 7B, Zo_v1.1, whole genome shotgun sequence genomic DNA includes:
- the LOC122004155 gene encoding glucan endo-1,3-beta-D-glucosidase-like, which yields MTNVVRKAISLLLLSWFLLPCLTNGWAALAARSWCLSMPGTTTEKLVANINYACGSGLADCRAIQEGGPCYSTDIIKVANYAMNVYYYSAGHEDFNCYFDGSGRIVYDDPSYEGCVYP from the exons ATGACGAACGTAGTGAGGAAGGCCATAAGTCTACTTCTTTTATCTTGGTTCCTCCTCCCGTGCCTAACGAATGGCTGG GCAGCATTGGCGGCGAGATCGTGGTGCCTGTCCATGCCTGGAACGACAACAGAGAAACTCGTGGCGAACATCAACTATGCTTGCGGGAGCGGCTTAGCAGATTGTAGAGCGATACAGGAAGGCGGCCCGTGCTACTCCACGGACATCATCAAAGTGGCAAACTACGCCATGAACGTTTATTACTACAGCGCCGGGCATGAGGACTTCAACTGCTACTTCGATGGTTCCGGTCGCATAGTCTACGACGACCCTA GTTATGAGGGCTGCGTATATCCTTAA